tcgcttattttgtttttatttgtaagaactATAAAAGAGGATTATAAGTCAGGAAATGTAAATAAGgaaacattttgtataataaacaattttattttagttaattttttatcaaatgtttgtCAGTTGCTGTTACTCATTTTCAGCTGTGTGTCGGCAAAGTAGAGATGATGTGACATAGCAGGAAGTTGAAGTTGCTCTAATACACCGAGTCGCGTCACGTACTGACCAGCCCCGTGGGGAGTGTGTCCGGTGTCATGACCACACCACGATATGCTTGCATTCTATATAACCTTCAgtttatacttattaaaaatcgTTTGGGCTAAATTGATGAACAATGTTGcacgaaaaaaaaacgcaaaattaCACATTTGCCATATATAATTGTTGTCAGCCAATTAATGTGAGAGGAATTACAATGGTTTTCGGAATGGACCTTGTTAAATTGTCATAATCTAGATGACGTTGTGTATTGCCACGAGTAGGAGCGCTTGTCGCCACGCCTGTGGTGTCCCCGTGTCCCCGCGCCGCGCGTTCGCGTGTCAGCCGTGTTTAGAACACGCTGCCTCCTAGTTAACAAGTTGTCGTGACAAGCCCTGATTCCGCTAACTGCCCAATTTAGTTAATcgacttcaattaaaatagAGGAAGACTAGGAACCTATTTTCAGCTTTGCCGTATTCACATTTATTACTCCGTATTTTTTAAACTACGATCTATGACGGATATTGAGTAAAGTTCTTTAAAATACCATGGTTCAAGGTCACGCAGCATCAGCTCAAACTTAATGGTCAAGGAGTTAAGTTTacgttaagtttttttttctttagcctactgtgtcccactgctgggcagaggCCTCCCCCAAATACGTTAAGTTACGTTGCAATAAAGCTAATCCTGCTTTAGCTGTCCTTGTGGGAAGCGCATGATCTGTTTCAGTTCCATCGTTACTTTACTTTCGTTAAAGCCTTCACTTTACTTTAGATCTGTTGGCATTCTCCTGACATTTGACTTTATTTGTAATCCTttgatttaatacaaaaagcACTCCATTTATCAGATGAATTTTCTCAcgtcgaaatattttttttgtcttttttctttCAGATTTTCTCAGAAACATATGTACCTACAACGTTGAGCTATTTATGAAAAAGATATTCGTAAAATTATATGTTACATtgataacaataacatttcaaCCTGTCGATTGATTGTGATCGATACTACTAGCTGTACTACTACTGGAGAGATATACCCTTCCTTCTCCTCTACTtgactttttatcattttcgaGGGGTTCGAACCGCGacttaatataagtttaaacttataataactAGTGTTTTGTCATTTACCCCTTACTTCCGGCCTCGGCTCctccgcgcgccgccgcgccggccggGCCGCGCCGCCTGAAGCTGGTCCTAGATAAAATAGTTGGAGCTCACAAACTATTCTGAATGCACTCTTTTACTGTTAAAACTTTTGCGGGAActtaaatgttacttaaaacattattccGGAAAATAGGAACTGCTTCATTACAACATCTTTGGAAGCGTCGCGCCGCCGGCACTGACGGCAATGATGGCATTATACCTATACAATATCATCACCTCGACTAAGCTCTAAAGTATGTCATCACAGTGTAAGTAATGTGTACTAAGTGGAGCAGTGCAAAGCACCCACGAACAGTGAGTGGCGAGCACCGCGCGCAGTCAGTTGCAGAGTGTCTGCGGCATCGCGCGCCGGGACCCCACGCACACACTTTTCTTAAGGCCAAGCCAAATAAACGAACTtcacttcaaaataaatcatgTATAGTAgcagcaaaaatatttgttttcttaggTACTTAtgttattttggaaaataatacTCGTGCcacattacaaaacaaaaaagaccGTTTGTAGTAGTGAAACGTTAAATAGCTATCTGTGTATTGCGGTCGCGGCTGCGGTACCACAACATAACGTGAAGACTGCTCTGTCCGAGTGTGACGATGAAAATAGAAAGGGCTTTTCCTTTCAATTACTAAGGATTACGGTTCTAATCGGTTTGACTGCACggagagccgagtggttgaggtcatcacgccaaacgtgatccacgaatgcttgttctgagtctgggtgtctttgaattgtatgtttgtgaaacaccccgcgacacaaggattaaattcgggagtcgttttcgagtgcgggagtagtttaaaaaaaaaaagagtcgCGACCAAGATGATGACGTACAATAATGTAGAATTTATACGCAGCCGCATCAATACGAAGACATGTGTGATCTTTAACAACCACAGATAATACAAATTGCTAGCCCCTAAGGCACGGTTGTAGAGGGATGAGTTCATGACTATCACATGTGATATTGTGTGGAGAAAGGTGTCCATCTTAAAGACAGTACTTCATCTGTGGATTTGAAATGTCATGATGTATTGCCCATAGTGTAGTTCGCAGGCAGGCGCGGGCGGGCGCTGGCGGTGCGCCAGTACCGCTCACCGCGCCGCTGCTCGCTCtccatacaaatattaaacaaggCTGCACTCCCCTTTTCCCCTTGCCGGACATTTACAAAATGCTTTTGATTTACAAGCATTATTTGTTGCTTAATTAATggttagtaaatatatttatttggatCTTGCATATAACTTATACTCGTCACAGCAGCTGACGAATTTCGACGTCGGACATGTTGATGCGGTGCTCGGCTATAGTGAGAGACTCCTGTGACTCAGTGGTGGTGGTCGGTACGATGGTGGTCGCCGTTAAGTCGTTCATGGCGCCCGTCGTCGTAGACATGAGAGGGTCCAAGCAGAGGAGGTGGTCCCGCATGTCGCTCCACCCGCCGTTACCCTGCGGGGGAAGCTTCGCGTTATTGCCCACTCTCCCGGAACTACTGTACAAGGCCACCGCCTTCACGTTCGCAGGAAACATCCTGGCTTCCTTCATCCAACCATAGATCTTCTGCACAGCAAGCCGGCCGCTGGGGAACATGCTGGTGGAGAGCACGCGCGGCGCCTGCGGGGCCACCATGTCCGCGTGCCCCTCTCGGAACCTGCTGAGCAGGTTGAGCAGCGAGTAGCTCCAGCTGACGTCATCATACATACAGTAGTATGACGACACTGCAGCGATCCTCTGCCATACAGATTTATTGAAAGCTATTCCTTTATCAAACGGTGGGTGCCAGGAGTCTACCGTCAACAAGTCGTAGTCCAAATTCTTTGCAAACGGTCTCCCAAAAGACATGATATAAATCCCTGGGATGTAAGTCTGAGTCCGCGAAGTGTAGCGTAGCATGTACAACAGATCCGGTAACACATAGTTATCCTCCTCTAGGAAAATGACGGTGCCTTTATAACTGTCGGACCAGTCGAGATTATTAAAGATGAAACAGGCTTTCCACCACCAGTGGTGCTTGTGCTCCACGCGGCGCGCGTCCCGGTTGCTGCAGTACTTGTCCGCGGCGCCGGCGGCACTCAGGCAGTCCTCAGCATCGATGCCAGGGAACTTGTTTGGATAAAGCTGAAGCGAATAGGGATAGAATATCTGCATGACCCTTGCGAAAGTAATGCTTTTAACGAGCTTGTTAATTTTTTCGTCATAGTAGCTGTGTGAGAACACCAGCAGCACGGACTGGATGTAGTGCACCTGCGACAGAGACACGATGAGGTACTGCAGGCGCTCGGCGTCGCGGTGCACCTGCACGACCAGCATGGTGACGTCAGCGCGCACTAGCCCGTAGCGCTGCACGTGCAGCACCTCACGCTCGTAGTTCAGCACCTCCACCGTGCTCGTTAGCGCGTTCAGCTCGCCGCTCGACAACTTCTTTGAAGAAATCTTGAACTTTTCATTGAACTTTAGATACCTGCGCACATGCTTTGGGACGAATTCCGTCTGCAGCGAAAACGAGTGTATGTGGCGCAGCACCAAGTACAACAGCAATAACATACAACAGTAAACAGGCACTCCGTTAGATCTAGCTTTAAATATCAgtgattttaaattcattttgaaCATAGATCTGACATTGCGCTATGTGTCAATATGCCCAATGAGTGCTCACATCAACTAAAATCTGCTTACCACCTCTGCTTTGGGTAGTTATCTGTGATCCTGGTGCTATAACTATATTACATATTTTCCCCTCGGTGATATAACTATATTACACACATATTATATCATCCTTATTCCGAACTATATACATTTGGGGTTTTAGTTTTAGCAGTGGGGCCTCCTGACAGAACACAAGCAAACATTGTATAAACGGCATAGATTATGCAAAGGTTATGAACTCTACCTACACTATGGATTCAgctttgtatacattttttacccaaaaaattattaatctatatataatttttttgtttaatagacatttgtatttaaatgagAATAAATATCCACTTTGTCAGATTTAGAAGTCTTGATTCGACGTTTTATGGAGAAATGAGGcgaaaacaaacataaataaagtaacaaaaagcaAGCAAGTGATTGTATATACCATAGGCACATTTGAAAATAACTAATTGTTTgccttaattataaaaaataattaaccataGCTTGCGCGCGTACAGTAGGTAAGTATGTGACATTACGCAGGATTCGAGAGCTGCCGTCTAGTAAAACATTAACtgcaacgtttttttttttataattttaatctacaaGAAATCGATACAAACAAATTTACGCCTTCGACTATACTCCCCACTcgataaacaatattatttagttctTTTCTTGTTAAAGCCAAGAAGTATCTGTCACAACGCTAAACCCACCGTGTGCGACGTGTCACAACTTCGATCTTCGcgcaaaacaagcatttgtataaTCGAATGCatctaaatattgtaaacagaaattattattgaaaatatgtagATTATAGACTATTTGACTGTTTATAATCTTGGGGGCACTTAAGTTATTGCTAATACCTTTCTATACGATGccttgaataaaacaaatattcgtaGGGCTTAACTTCGACGTTTCCAATTCTCGGagggatataaaaaaaaaaaaaaaaaaaaaaaaaaaaaaaaaaaaaaatatttattaaaaacatagttcacattacttaaatacatgtacgaatacaaatgactcggatgtaaaaccagtaaaaatatcttaatagtcataatcataggagttgagttaatctacaccaaaacataataatatacgagaaggatggtctaaagataatatagggacacccgaactaggtttgttttaaacctgtgtttcgggttatcagtgcagaaaaatgattgatggatattttaatgtaattctatcacttaattgtattataaaagactaagcaggacaagctgtcctgaattatttaattacattacctgtacttattattataatttctaagctaaacagtttattgtaatatttctagaaatttttccgtatctgagtaattgagggactgtaagtattctgttaccattctattacacctatttaagcttacactatataacttaagtagcctgttaaacttgttatataaatagggtccttgaaataaataaaatctgttagtaaaagcatgttgcgtttgtgggttagtgcaaactaaatcctttcttctcttgccggaaggtaccgggctgaaaccaatttcagtatgctggagtcgtactatatgtagaataaataactggcgtactgtaagtactttgcattccctgtataactggtgagtaggaaacctgaaaggacgaaaggtggcgacctttaggattgctctttgagcacgttctaggggcaagataatatatttagatgcaccaccccatgagcctatgcagtaggtaagaatggattggcacaaagccatatacacctggcgaattagattaaagtctgcaatgttgcgtaagtgtttaaagatatagattaatttacgtactctggtgcataatgaatcaatatgtttacggaaattaaggtgactgtcaatagtgacacctagatatttagtattgtcagtttttactaatgtagggcaagcgcatgcagtcgccgcggacgcgctcgtattacacttatgcgcataaatatttaggttagtagtcgacttattactatttctcattgaaaataacatgtaatttgttttacttgaatttaatgttagaatattattgttaagccagttagacactacattaaaaccattttgggcattttgatagacctcatccttagacttgcctgagaacacaagagctgtatcatcagcaaacgatataatgacaccattttgcagagacaaattgcacaggtcgtttatgtaaactaggaataaagtaggtcccaatatactaccctgggggattccgtaactactgctgtttagtcccgcacttctatattgaccaatttttacgcactgctcacggttattaagatagtccgagaataatttgagctgtgttcctcttataccaatttttttccagtttatacaataacagagagcaagcaatggtgtcaaatgccttggcaaggtctaagaagatccccattgtgtacatacctttatctagacttgtacatacatagttagttagctgatgcaccgcttggttagttgatctttttgatctaaagccaaattggcgatccgaaagcaaattattgctctcaagatatttaataagcctaacgttaattattttctccaaaatcttagaaattcctgatagaactgcaattggtctataattggtaatattgtttttgtctccggctttaaaaactggggttactaaggcctttttaagcagattaggaaatataccgttcgataaacataagttaaatatgtaagttagtggaggtgcaattatgtgcttgaatctttttagtacgctatttgggatgttatcccatccaacggcacaagagtcttttaaaccatctataatactaacaacctctttaacgtccgtatctaataacacaaacgaaTATAAGGTATTAGGCGACATATGTGTAGTTTGTGGACAAGAATTTCGGGaataattttcagctaaatctttacccaaattgacaaaataattgttcactttatttgcCGCTAGTATTGGAGTTACATCTGTTGCTAAAAGTTCTAGAGCAGAGTCTGATTTCTTAGATCtgaaagtgttacttttaacaactttccatatcagcttactgtttttgccggctttttgtatttgaactttgtcatattgggtttttatttttttcaataggttATTACAGAAATTCCTGTAGCGTTTGTAAGTAATGGAAAGCATCTCGTTATCAGGTGCAAGTTTTAGCTTTTGGTGAAGTTTATCCCTATGTCTAATGCAACGGACAAGGCCAGGCGTAATCCACGGCttaatattgctgtattttctaggtatcattttgttagaggtattattactaattaaagtttgtaatgaacCAACAAAATACTGCAAACTAATATTTGGATCACTAGAACTGTAAACGCGGTCAAGATTTAAGTCGCGTATGTCGTTTTCAAGTgtcgtcatgtttaattttgttatgctacGCATACAGTTTTTTCTAGGTAACGAGGtttgtaatgttagtaatattgcTTGGTGGTCAGTAAGCGATGAATtcgtaatataagtttttgatggtaatttagactttataaatatgtgatctAAGCATGAACCACTTTGGTGTGTAgggtaatcatgagctggccaTAGTCCATGGAATGTACAGATATTGAGGTAGTTATGTGCATGAGTGTTAATTTTCCcagaaacaatgtttatgtttatgtcgcctaaaagtatgatattattataagacgaaagctgttctaagattatactaagcgagtttaaaaaagtatcaacattttgagatggtggcctatatatagccaatgctactatgtttaggttaattttaatcaagaggCTATTACAGCCTTGGAATAAGGGTTCTTCTACTGCtacttttagggtatttttaatatatataaccaggccatcattttgattgacatttatcgcggttttatacatagtataaccaTCTAGCAatggcaaattatctatttgttttgataaccaaCATTCCGTAAGTACTATGATGTCACAGCTTATATCAAGGTTCTGTAGAAGAACTTCAAACCCACTAAAATTTCGGCAAATACTACGAATATTCTGAGTTAGGaaagttagtagtttttcaCCAGTAGGAATATTCTTTTTGCAGTTTTCGACATTGCAGATTATTgcttcagatacggaaaaatgatcaatttcgcttaagagattatttatcattgcgtttagatgtaaataagttaatacaaaagagaagtaaaatctagtgtttaagtgctacttacaagtaaaataatcggCGCTCTTAGGCGCCTTCATAATCTAtcgtgtgtatataattgtccTCTGCATATTTGCGTGCTGGGCAGTTCACATCGCCAGTAGGGTGGTCACATTTACGCTTGAATCGCTTGCAGGTTGCACATTGGGCAGGAGCGGATTTGTTGTTGCATTCTTTAAAAGAATGTCCCATCTCCCCACAGTGGTTGCAAGTAGGGCTTGTTTCGCGACAAAACTTGGCTGCATGACCAAACTGTTGGCAGTTAAAGCATCTGGTCACTATTGTAAAGTCTCTTACTGGGCACGAcgtccaattaataaaaatacggccTTGATTAATCAGCATTTTTCTAATGCTAGCTGGAACTTCAATGATGTAGTTACAGGTAGGACGATCTTTCTTACCCGACTTGTGGCTCAATCTTACATCACTTAGAAATGACGCACGCGtagtattcggcaatttttcagagaggttttgttcaaaaatgcaCTCCATTACCTCCGATTCAGTAAGGGCTACCGGGACACCAACGACTGCGATACGAGGACGGCGCTTTGAGGGTTCTTCGACTTTGAGGCCTGAAGAAACCagtttttctgaagttttcAGCTTCTCAATGTCGCCTTTGCTGTCCGCACTGATAATAACTCctccgtttttaattttcttcaaaccacGGACTCGAAGTTTCAGCTCTCCAGGCGAGATAATTTTCTGGACAAGGGTCTTGGTATCATCACTGCTCTGCGTCTTGTCATTTGGGTAAATAGCAAGAGAGCTGAGATTGGCTGGGCGTACAAATTTGTCCTCtcctttttttaccatattgGCATATGAAGTAGAACCTGACTGGCGTTCAGCTGCTACAACCTGTCTTAGTTCTTGGAGGGAGTTCGCGATGTCCTGTTCTCCTTGCAGTTGTCGTATAGTAACATGGGCCTGGATTGCCTTCTGCTTCAGGGACTGGTATAGTACCGCCATCTGAGATGTCCCATGAGAGACCTTACGGCATAGGTTGGTGACACGGAGTTTCTGGTCGTTATTCATTTTACCTTCAGCTACGATACCACAAACTTCCGACATAATGGAGTCGATAGAGGTCAACCATTTCTGGATCTCCGGCGTAGAAACGTATTCCACCTCAGGCTCAGTGGACGCTGGCGGCTCTCGGTCTCCAAGAGTCTGGTGTTGTTCAGACGGCGAAGGCGTTGGCGGTGGACTACGCCGTAATAATTGGCTACGCCCAAAAGGGCTTATTCCTGGGTTAGACATACTAACACAGAAAACACTctttagtacttaataaaagtgCTTCATCTTGTACAGTGTATAAAGATGCATACACGCGACACACTTAATTTTTGCAggtttgcaaaaaaagaaatattactaattaatatttgtaattaaaaatgtctcaTTATAATCACAACAATAAGTACGTCCGCTTAGTCTCACAGCTCAAATAATCCTcatatatcttttaaataaGGTTCCTGGTTTCGGGTGAGCAAATAAAACTGTGAAACAGTAATCGACATCATAAGAACTCGCgcttaatggaaaaaaatagtCGAAATATTCGCGGAACACACAGAGTGAGCCGCTCTTGGGAGCTTTAAAAGTTAGCGTGTACACCCCCCTCCGcgccccgccgcccgcgccgctccCTGTGCGACCCTCGGGCGACACAACTTCCAGATCTTAATTTTTTGTCCGGGAAAAATTCAATTTGACTAAGTATATCGCTTAAGTACATTTGCATTATAGGCTTACAATTTCCTCTTGTTCTTTACGaccttaaataaagttttaagccGTTTCGGATGGGATCGGGCGCTCATCTCGCGGATAAATAATACTCCGACGAATAATGGAGTTTGTATTGacggttatttaaaaatatatccataAAGGCCGCGGCCGGCGCTAAGTGAACACCACAACACTCGTAAATTATAAAGTGGCGCACAAACGACGCCATTATCTCAGCTGACAACCACCTCGCTTCTCGATGATTTTTCTTCGCACaaacttttctaataaaattctAGTTCGGAAATATTTCTAAGCGTTTCTGCTTGAACGACTGATTCCGATTTGAGTCCAGCCATTAATGTGCCTTTGTATTTCATAGTTCTCATTTCTTCAAGGAAATCTTTGATCACTTATAGCTTATAAGTAGGTGCCTAGGGATTGCGGTTTAAATAGTTTGTTCTTGTGAATATCTACATAGACGCACGGATTTAGACATCTGCATCAGCATCCGCAAGCTCAACAATGTATGCGGATTTTCTTGCGAATTCACGTGTTACAGAAGTAGCAAGATGCAACAATAAAGGCATTTGGAGGGGCTACAGCAATTTACTActactttatttcatttaacaaaacTGCATCAAATTATGTGTAATCTGTTACTGGGCAGTTTCGAAGTAACACACGTTACAGCACCCCCACGTTCTGACAAGCGACAGGAGTTTAATTCAAATCATTTTTCAGCTAGATATTTTCATtacctttttaaatacctaatgCACTAATGAATGTTAATCGATCTGTAAAATACATTACCGATTACGAGAAATATCGAAGGTAATGTACATATCTAAATTGTATCTCTAACGCCGCATCTTTAGCCGCCAACTAGAACCAGTCCGATGTTTGACACGCGAACAGTGAACTGCGCTAGCTTGTATTGTATAGTAGAACGACAACGGTGAACAAGGACAATCCGGCACCGCACATGCAAAGGGTAGGTACATCATCGTTAGCAGTCAGCTGCACTGTTAGAAACGTAGGGATGGTGCATGGCATATTGAAACATAAGGCCAACACTATCTATCATTAAACGATATTTAAAGCGCAGTACAAAGAACTTGATGTTCAAATTGCGTGTTATTTCAAACTGCATCAAATTTGTTAAAGGTCAGTTCATAGAAACTTTAACATTTACCTatcataacaattttaaaaacataatttgaaaacGGCGCGCATCTCGTCCCCCCTCCctcatgttacaaaaaaaaatgcctgtGTAAAATCTTTTCATTGCCTGAATATTTGAATACAAGAATGTCGTaattctttcaaaataaattgacgtCAACCAAGTATTTAGGTCGGCTGATGGCGAGGTGGGCTGTCAGTGTCACAGGTGGAAGCAAATTGTCGACCCTCGTCAACGAAGGGCAGATTAAACCCTCCTACATTACCTGAGGGTAGCCCGCACTATTATGTGCCGGCTTGATACTCTACCTTCGACACGCTGTACTCGCGTCCTTTATACTCGGCATTCATTTGTTCCACCGATACACGACCACTTGAGAAGTGTCCCCGTTAATTCCTGTATTCCTGTAACCGAGCAAACTCTACTTTTGTAGTCATTTCAATATGAAAAGTTACTATTACTTAATtagacaattaaattatttgtaaaatgctCTTAAAATAGATCACTGGTATGTGATGTTTGGCATGGAAGCCAAACATCACAAGGCCATAAGGCATAAAAATAGTGTAGAGCAATGTACTGTCTtgaataattttagaattaCTGATCGACCGAGATTCGGCTTTGGTTTCGATTCCTCCCAAAATATAGCCGAAAGTTTCAGCCCCGCCAAAACTCCAGTTCGTAAATTTACATTGATTTCCATCAAGATTATGGTAATAATAATCCTCTAATCAAAACCATACTTAAAGGTTACtaaattatctatacttctatacctactaatattataaagaggaaagatttgattgtttgtttgacacgaataggcttcgaaactactagaccgatttgaaaaattctttcactgttgagaagctacattatccccgctgaacataggcaatctataatttatttcgaaaaatattagggttccgtaagaaaattgcgataataTAATCAAAGGGGGgaaatcggaaacctatttctgcgtacgctgctaatactattgaaaatagaacaaaatgatatCGCACCTATATCATTTTGTTCAGTTtgcttaccacgcggacgaagtcgcgggcagctgctagtgtaaaattaaaaagagaaaaaacgaaataataataatgaagatACAACAAATTAGACGGTTATATAGTACATATTAAATAAGCCTCAAAACATAATTAGCGCAAGAAAATTAATCTGAAGTTAAGTTGCTTACTAGGTTTAGGCCTAGGGCTTTTTCGAAAACTCTACTTTCTGTCAAgacatgaaatgaaatgaaatattattatgctgc
Above is a window of Trichoplusia ni isolate ovarian cell line Hi5 unplaced genomic scaffold, tn1 tig00003798, whole genome shotgun sequence DNA encoding:
- the LOC113508079 gene encoding alpha-1,6-mannosyl-glycoprotein 2-beta-N-acetylglucosaminyltransferase-like, which codes for MNLKSLIFKARSNGVPVYCCMLLLLYLVLRHIHSFSLQTEFVPKHVRRYLKFNEKFKISSKKLSSGELNALTSTVEVLNYEREVLHVQRYGLVRADVTMLVVQVHRDAERLQYLIVSLSQVHYIQSVLLVFSHSYYDEKINKLVKSITFARVMQIFYPYSLQLYPNKFPGIDAEDCLSAAGAADKYCSNRDARRVEHKHHWWWKACFIFNNLDWSDSYKGTVIFLEEDNYVLPDLLYMLRYTSRTQTYIPGIYIMSFGRPFAKNLDYDLLTVDSWHPPFDKGIAFNKSVWQRIAAVSSYYCMYDDVSWSYSLLNLLSRFREGHADMVAPQAPRVLSTSMFPSGRLAVQKIYGWMKEARMFPANVKAVALYSSSGRVGNNAKLPPQGNGGWSDMRDHLLCLDPLMSTTTGAMNDLTATTIVPTTTTESQESLTIAEHRINMSDVEIRQLL
- the LOC113508094 gene encoding uncharacterized protein LOC113508094, producing the protein MSNPGISPFGRSQLLRRSPPPTPSPSEQHQTLGDREPPASTEPEVEYVSTPEIQKWLTSIDSIMSEVCGIVAEGKMNNDQKLRVTNLCRKVSHGTSQMAVLYQSLKQKAIQAHVTIRQLQGEQDIANSLQELRQVVAAERQSGSTSYANMVKKGEDKFVRPANLSSLAIYPNDKTQSSDDTKTLVQKIISPGELKLRVRGLKKIKNGGVIISADSKGDIEKLKTSEKLVSSGLKVEEPSKRRPRIAVVGVPVALTESEVMECIFEQNLSEKLPNTTRASFLSDVRLSHKSGKKDRPTCNYIIEVPASIRKMLINQGRIFINWTSCPVRDFTIVTRCFNCQQFGHAAKFCRETSPTCNHCGEMGHSFKECNNKSAPAQCATCKRFKRKCDHPTGDVNCPARKYAEDNYIHTIDYEGA